The nucleotide window tagttCGTAGCTTTGAAATAATGGTGACGCCTTTGGAAGGTTGCAGCTTCTTTATCGCTTCCTTCTGCTTGATGATCGTGGATATTGTAGAAGGATTGCGGCCATACTCATTTGCCAAGTCGATGATACGAACGCCACCCTCATGCTTTGCAATAATTTCGTGTTTCGCTTCCATTGAGATCATTTTCTTAGgctttttcttttcaccagttTTGTCTTTAACTTTGGGATCCatggttaaaataacaaaatatgcagAGTACAGTATACATACTATCCAAAATGACACGAAAAACAGGCACAAACAAAGCGAATAACACGTCGTGGCGGCCATGCAGAGGACTGTGGTCTCAACAACCAAACAGAGCGACATAGCGGGCAGAAGCGGCGGGAGGAAAGTTGAGCGAACTCTCTGCCATCTAGGGATCACCTATGCAATTATCGCACATCGCAAATTCGTATCTCAAATTTTTCGTTGTATGTCgaggtataaattttagaatatttcatgTTGTATCTCAAAACATTCGTATATTAGGACATTCGTATCTCGAGGTACCACTGTACTAACTTTCTCATTTTGTTGTATGgatacctaacaaaaaaaaagtttcccgAGTGCACTTCTTCAGTTTCAGCTGTCGTTGTCAGTAGCAATGATTTTGCAAAACAAAAGGATTTTAACGACAATATGTTTAGTGTTGTACTAATGTGATTTTGGAGcataattcaacaaataaaaaaaaagctttcttaCCTTCATTGCACCatctaaaatcatttattatctgtaaaaaatatacttaaaattacttttaaacctTGATATGgggatttcttgatttttttttaaattttacagtgaaCAAAAAGGAACAGGGATGTAATTTTCTCaaagatttttcttcataaaagttttaaatttacacaGCACTGCATCAAACGTCAAAAAAGCAAGAACGAATTATTGGAATCTAACgatagaaaaataagataaatttctatttaatttgtaattatgttGATTAAACATTAATAGGATTATAGTAGTAGTATTAagtctttaacaaaaaaatattttttttgtgtggtcACAGAAATCCAAATAACATTGCTTTATAGATTGATAACTAAACGTGCTTTTCCTTAACTGAAaacagtaattttcattttcaaaatcattgtcagaacaaaaataatacagtttctaaaaaggCAGATgactacaaattttttataatcctggatctccttttattttacattcaatgaGCAATAAATGTTGTaaggaacaaatatatatatagtgtatgttTGTCCATTTATGCAAAAACTGTAACACTGTGACACAGAGTAAGATTCCAAAATACAGGAATCTatgaaagttattattaattatattgtctTTCTACTTCTTTGAGAATACTTACACTTATTTGATCTGATTGTTCAGAATTTCACATAGAGTAAATATCCTGGGAGTATATCGACTGAGTAAGaggaatcattttttattacaaatggatgtataaataattgtaaaaagtatttctATTCAGAAATACTAGAGTGGTTTGATATAAAGGCTTAATTTCATTCTAGTGGATTCATATCActggtaaaaattgtttgttttacataGGCATTGGACAGAGTTGattatgtttaatgtaaaaaaaatgttataggtaATTGGTTAGGACGTGTACAGTTATAGTTGGAATGTAGAATCATGTTTTACCATGCAGTTTGTAGCTAaattgttttttcgttttttagaACGGCTTCTCTTTGGACTATACTCTCAAGTTCTAATTAGAACGAGGCGATGAGCATTGGTGTTTGTGAGGGGGCTTAAGGTATATAATTGTGTTTGCGTTTAAGACACTTTTTGTCACTGAATGCTGTACAATATGACTTAAATACCTTGATTTACTATATGATGCTGATTAATTTAATgagatatatttacatatataatatatatttaatcagattttaatttattgtacgaggtgctacccaaaagttcggggaatcttatcataaaaataaaatagcttaccataacttataattttcactgtctccttcaaagtaatccccttgggcattgatacagtgatcccagcgtttttcccatgatttcatgcatccctggaagtctgcagatATGTATTCGAAGCACGTTCTATGCTTctttgatgtcaaaaaaacaatcatcatggatttcacgttgctgcgaacttggcgtgctttttttggccgcggtgaacttggcgacttccactgcgacgactgctgcttagtttcagggtcatacccgtacacccatgtctcatcaccgttTATGATGTTGGAGGTGAaattagggtcatctcttgctgaatttttcaattcactacagacagctacgcgagtTTGTTTccggtcgctgttcaacagtctcggtacgaattttgcagcaatgtgtctcatgttcaaattgtccgacaatatGCGTTGCACGgacaccaaatgcttccacaagcatgcgatgggtttctgcaccggtttttttaagcatgaagcaaaatttgatgcaggttctttgctctttaaaatctgccatttagaattcgccgaagcagtaaaacacaacattacacaaccgcacgaaagtcaacaatgcagcctctcaccgtcacagctgttggaacactgattcacaaagagtactgttagccacatctagcggctaACAGATCGTACCAGCAGGTTCGTACCAGGTCGTACGTAATGGTTCGCgagcgaaattcaaattccccgaacttttgggtagcacctcgtaaaTCAGGTTGAATATGTATACCTtactaatcataatttttttttagacattatctattaaaaaaaattataggatttaaataattcattaaatggCTGCCGTTAGtagatttttgttaacttttaacaaTAGATTTGCAAGTGATAAAGGAACAGAACTGAAAGTATATACAGTATTCATTAATATGAAGATGTTAACCATTGGTGGAATTAATTCacctgtttttcaaatttttttcaaaatacttacaCTTGACTGATATGATTGTTCAGAATTTCATGTGGGGTTAATGTCCTGTAAGGACGTCGATTGAATGGCaggaataatttttgattggagatgcatgtataaaaaaaaacagtaaaaaatgtttttacatattttttgaaaatgatatttttattatttattttccttttttggtttgttttattttttcagaatgttaGATATAAATAGTTAAGGCCGTTCGAGTGGATTAATATAACTGATGAAAAGTGTTTTTTCTATTCAGGTCTTGGACATAGTTGATTATGGAtatagtaaaaaaagttatagataaTCGGTTAGAATGTGTTCAGTTGTAGTCATCATTTTTAGGATGTTCCCTCTTTGACTACCCCTTCAAGACCTATTTAGAATGAGGTGGTGAGCATCAGTGTTTGCGAGTGGGCTTAAGGTATACAATTGCGTATTTGTTTTAGatgctttttttaattgattatcattttattcaatatGATTCTGTACCTTACTAATCATCACCTTTCGAGTCCAATTTTTCTCATTCCATTGGTAGTTGGTTTCCTTTTCAATCGCTTATGTGTTCATTTAGCACAGTAAAATGTTTGATCCTACTATTTTATTAACGTGTTTTTTATGTGAAGTACCCTGCTATCCCTCTGTCTAGTATTTAATTCTGTTTGAAAGTAATGAATTCTTTATTAGGTTCCATTCTAAATGACGTCTTGAGCAATCTTATGTTgtgtctaaaaaataaaaatttactagtcacataaattgtataataattttttttttagcatgaatataaaaaatatgttattcatggAAGGTttgatctctttttttttagtttacacatttttttttatgaacattcaTTCAAATAGTAATCACAGCCCAAAAATAGGGTA belongs to Lycorma delicatula isolate Av1 chromosome 1, ASM4794821v1, whole genome shotgun sequence and includes:
- the LOC142317569 gene encoding putative CENPB DNA-binding domain-containing protein 1, producing the protein MDPKVKDKTGEKKKPKKMISMEAKHEIIAKHEGGVRIIDLANEYGRNPSTISTIIKQKEAIKKLQPSKGVTIISKLRTNIHDEMEQLLLLWIKEKQLAGDSVSEAIICENRHLPRPKA